A single window of Aphidius gifuensis isolate YNYX2018 linkage group LG1, ASM1490517v1, whole genome shotgun sequence DNA harbors:
- the LOC122857459 gene encoding invertebrate-type lysozyme 3-like codes for MTMKIVIVVTLLAACTYGQQVSSQNSTAEPISQICFGCICEAASGCDTQTGCDGAVCGPFRITWGYWADADKITLNGEDPKTEGAYSRCLNDAFCASKVVESYMNKFGQDCNGDGRINCDDYVRIHRLGGYGCSSPLDSKYENTYKTCMKTFSH; via the exons ATGACCATGAAAATAGTAATTGTTGTGACTTTGCTGGCTGCTTGTACATAcg gtcAACAAGTATCATCACAAAATAGTACAGCAGAGCCAATATCACAAATATGTTTTGGTTGTATTTGCGAGGCTGCTTCTGGATGTGATACTCAGACTGGTTGTGATGGTGCTGTTTGTGGTCCATTTCGTATCACTTGGGGATACTGGGCCGATGCtgataaaataacattgaatGGTGAAGATCCAAAAACTGAAGgag ctTATTCTCGTTGTTTGAATGATGCTTTCTGTGCTTCCAAAGTTGTCGAGAGTTATATGAACAAATTTGGTCAA gaTTGCAACGGAGATGGTCGTATAAACTGTGATGATTATGTTAGAATTCATCGACTTGGTGGATATGGTTGTAGTTCTCCACTTGACTCCAAGTATGAAAATACCTACAAGACTTGTATGAAAACTTTtagtcattaa
- the LOC122857400 gene encoding vesicle transport protein SFT2C translates to MADLNKELNEYLLSNKNEKQYKLSIPSVSLPKPSFKKWLGNSNDEEVIENSGCFEKIEKKCCPSLTRFQRLTGFVICLFMGVLCFSLSAVYIPILLLKARKFALLYSLGSLFFFMSFCFLWGFVSYMKSLLTPEKRIFTVSYLTTLVGTLYCALHLQSTPLTVLCAVLQIVALLSFLISHIPGGTTGLMFFTRMFRSTVSQTLPI, encoded by the exons ATGGCTGATCTAAACAAGGAACTCAATGAGTATTTACtaagtaataaaaatgaaaaacaatataaattatcaattccATCAGTATCATTACCAAAaccatcatttaaaaaatggcttGGTAATTCAAATGATGAAGAAGTCATTGAAAATTCTGGATGctttgaaaaaatagaaaaaaaatgttgtccAAGTCTG acaAGATTTCAACGTTTAACTGGTTTTGTTATTTGCTTATTTATGGGAGTACTTTGTTTTTCATTGTCAGCTGTTTATATaccaattttacttttaaaagcAAGAAAATTTGCTCTTCTATACTCCCTgggtagtttatttttttttatgag tttttgtttTCTCTGGGGTTTTGTTAGCTATAtgaaatcattattaacaccAGAAAAACGTATTTTTACTGTATCATATTTAACAACACTTGTTGGTACATTATATTGTGCTCTGCATTTACAATCAACTCCATTAACAGTTTTATGTGCAGTTTTACAAATTGTTgcattattgtcatttttaattagtCATATACCTGGTGGTACAACTGgattaatgttttttactaGAATGTTTAGATCAACAGTTAGTCAAACATTACCAATatga
- the LOC122856807 gene encoding protein gustavus isoform X9 translates to MTMGQKISGGVKSVTRESGAGTGGGVGIGGGGAVTYKPVVPRELAQDFSRPARLDVLLDMPPATRETQVHNGWNGEDRSLNIFVKEDDKLTFHRHPVAQSTDCIRGKIGYTKGLHVWEVQWSTRQRGTHAVVGVATAEAPLHSVGYQSLVGNNGLSWGWDLGRNKLYHDSKSNTGATYPALLKPDETFVVPDKFLVVLDMDEGTLAFVVDGQYLGVAFRGLKGRKLHPIVSAVWGHCEITMRYVGGLDPEPLPLMDLCRRVVRQRIGKNRLDKIQELNLPQAMKTYLLYRDRR, encoded by the exons GTGGTGTGAAAAGCGTAACACGTGAAAGTGGCGCTGGtactggtggtggtgttggtattggtggtggtggtgcagTAACATATAAACCAGTTGTACCACGTGAACTTGCACAAGATTTTTCGAGGCCGGCACGTCTTGATGTACTTCTTGATATGCCACCAGCAACAAGAGAAACACAAGTACACAATGGTTGGAATGGTGAAGACagaagtttaaatatattcgtCAAG gaGGATGATAAATTAACGTTCCATCGTCATCCAGTAGCCCAAAGTACAGATTGTATACGAGGGAAAATTGGTTATACAAAAGGTTTACACGTTTGGGAAGTACAATGGAGTACTCGACAACGTGGTACACAtgctgttgttggtgttgCAACTGCTGAAGCACCATTACATAGTGTTGGTTATCAAAGTCTAGTCGGCAATAATGGATTAAGTTGGGGATGGGATCTTGGTAGAAATAAACTTTATCATGATTCTAAAAGTAATACTGGTGCTACGTATCCAGCATTACTTAAACCTGATGAAACATTTGTTGTACCAGACAAATTTTtag ttgTTCTTGATATGGATGAAGGCACATTAGCTTTTGTCGTTGATGGTCAGTACCTGGGTGTTGCATTTAGAGGATTAAAAGGAAGAAAATTACATCCAATTGTCTCAGCAGTATGGGGACATTGTGAAATTACCATGAGATATGTCGGTGGCCTTGATC CTGAACCACTTCCTTTAATGGATCTTTGTCGGAGAGTTGTACGACAAAGAATTGGTAAAAATCgtcttgataaaattcaagaattaaatttaccaCAAGCTATGAAGACTTATCTCCTTTATCGAGATAGGAGGTAA
- the LOC122861028 gene encoding uncharacterized protein LOC122861028, whose amino-acid sequence MTTQNKKQKTKTSTGSVKKGPVKGLKHVLANPSEIVWPILRGETGSDLNDLLTEMLPEQKKIEKSISWGKLRKMSKEERLALKKESQIKDSINKSESVMNDLVLGINEVTKNLEKQNLCSIIVDSNIDPLFMIKHIVTMGQKKNIPVLLVPFLKSVTLSKINFACAAVGLKKTIESDGNSHFHKLHEKILEYAVGFTIKKETNSFEDSLVNEDCDTTDDDKKSEIVTKKIVPEPFKLSTNIYNYRSTKKERIFVPPSDDVSQLEQDESCNDFISLSSYTVPENLNDNLTQSKIKKRYIDLHNDPSETKNNNGFVSFNMDTDENNSKNKNNSSNKTNLYVPLKVKKMQGNLKRTKATKISKAFLQVNNPLDFLCNQILHYPIETILFCLVMPQAAGTCDSLLDNNGMYKLVIKAFLNDPFSILIILLSLRSNKSILIPSNHLVPMNVKLLYVKSNSSK is encoded by the exons atgactactcaaaataaaaaacaaaaaacaaaaacatcaaCAGGGAGTGTAAAAAAAGGACCTGTCAAAGGTCTAAAACATGTTTTAGCTAATCCATCTGAGATTGTTTG gcCAATTTTAAGAGGTGAAACTGGCAGTGATCTAAACGATCTTTTAACTGA AATGTTGCCAGaacaaaaaaagatagaaaaatcaatatcttggggaaaattacgaaaaatgTCTAAAGAAGAACGACTAGCTTTGAAAAAAGAGAGTCAAATCAAAGATTCAATAAACAAATCTGAAAGTGTCAT GAATGATCTTGTATTGGGAATCAATGaagtaacaaaaaatttagaaaaacaaaatttatgcTCAATTATTGTTGACTCAAATATTGATCCactttttatgataaaacatATTGTTACAATgggacagaaaaaaaatataccagtATTGTTAGtgccatttttaaaatctgtaacgttaagtaaaattaattttgcttgTGCTGCAGTTGGTTTAAAG aaaacaaTTGAATCTGATGGAAATTCACATTTCCATAAACtgcatgaaaaaattttggagtatGCTGTGggatttacaattaaaaaagaaacaaattctTTTGAAGATTCACTTGTCAATGAAGACTGTGATACCACAGATGACGATAAAAAATCTGaaattgtaacaaaaaaaattgtaccagaaccatttaaattatcaacaaatatttacaattatcgttcaacaaaaaaagaaagaattttTGTTCCACCAAGTGATGATGTATCTCAGCTAGAGCAAGATGAATCTTGCAATGATTTTATCTCACTGAGTAGCTATACAGTTccagaaaatttaaatgataatttaacacaatcaaaaataaagaaaagataTATAGATTTACATAATGATCCatcagaaacaaaaaataacaatggttttgtttcatttaatatggatactgatgaaaataattctaaaaataaaaataattcaagcaataaaacaaatttatatgtaccacttaaagttaaaaaaatgcaGGGTAATCTAAAACGAACAAAagcaacaaaaatatcaaaagct TTTTTACAAGTCAATAATCCATTGGATTTTCTCTGCAATCAAATCCTTCATTATCCGATAGAAACAATATTATTCTGTCTTGTGATGCCCCAAGCAGCTGGAACATGTGATTCATTATTGGACAACAATGGTATGTATAAATTAGTAATAAAagcatttttaaatgatccattttcaattttaataatattattatcactgaGATCCaacaaatcaatattaattcctTCAAACCACTTGGTACCAatgaatgttaaattattatatgtcaAAAGTAATTCATCTAAATag
- the LOC122857157 gene encoding cyclin-dependent kinase 5 activator 1 isoform X2, protein MGTVLSFSPRDRRASTVYPPIGHQQDFTLNNYNYEQLNNVKNRENKNITSVVQSTTNNTSLQNNNININNNDNAKIISEKNALEKNFKKHSLFINALSWKRFSTTNNNKKKLDNKNKNITFRQPLDTIPNVDKNKNIQTPQTKAPVSNNNHGTHSIKCEKIIDRSQTVGPRKTVIQASTSELLRCLGVYLHGKCTRLRDFQAGDAVMWLRTVDRRLLLQGWQDVAFINPANVVFVYMLVRELVDGEEASERELQATVLTCLYLSYSYMGNEISYPLKPFLVEDSKDKFWDRCLLIVNRLSTKMLRINSEPGFFTEIFTELKVYDTPWRRPSLNMGP, encoded by the exons ATGGGTACTGTATTGTCATTTAGTCCACGTGATAGACGTGCATCAACAGTCTATCCACCAATTGGACATCAACAAGATTTTACgctcaataattataattatgaacaactaaataatgttaaaaatcgtgaaaataaaaatataacatctgTTGtacaatcaacaacaaataatacatcattacaaaataataatattaatattaataataatgataatgctaaaataatatcagaaaaaaatgcattggaaaaaaattttaaaaaacattcattatttataaatgcatTATCATGGAAACGATTTAGtacaactaataataataaaaaaaaattggataataaaaataaaaatataacatttcGTCAACCACTTGATACTATAccaaatgttgataaaaataaaaatatacaaacacCACAG ACAAAAGCACCAGTTTCAAATAACAATCATGGAACTCATAGtataaaatgtgaaaaaataattgatagatCACAGACAGTTGGTCCAAGAAAAACAGTTATTCAAGCATCAACATCTGAATTATTAAGATGTTTGGGTGTTTATTTGCATGGTAAATGTACAAGACTACGTGATTTTCAAGCTGGTGATGCTGTCATGTGGCTGAGAACTGTTGACAGAAGATTACTACTTCAAGGTTGGCAG GATGTGGCATTTATAAATCCAGCAAATGTTGTATTTGTTTATATGCTAGTGCGTGAATTAGTTGATGGTGAAGAAGCATCTGAGCGTGAATTACAAGCAACAGTATTaacatgtttatatttaagcTACAGTTATATGGGAAATGAAATAAGTTATCCATTAAAGCCATTTTTAGTTGAAGATAGTAAAGATAAATTTTGGGATCGTTGTTTGCTGATTGTTAATCGTCTTAGTACTAAAATGCTGAGAATCAACAGCGAGCCTGGATTCTTCACTGAAATATTCACCGAGCTCAAGGTATATGACACCCCATGGAGGCGCCCTTCACTGAACATGGGTCCATAA
- the LOC122857157 gene encoding cyclin-dependent kinase 5 activator 1 isoform X1: protein MGTVLSFSPRDRRASTVYPPIGHQQDFTLNNYNYEQLNNVKNRENKNITSVVQSTTNNTSLQNNNININNNDNAKIISEKNALEKNFKKHSLFINALSWKRFSTTNNNKKKLDNKNKNITFRQPLDTIPNVDKNKNIQTPQTKAPVSNNNHGTHSIKCEKIIDRSQTVGPRKTVIQASTSELLRCLGVYLHGKCTRLRDFQAGDAVMWLRTVDRRLLLQGWQDVAFINPANVVFVYMLVRELVDGEEASERELQATVLTCLYLSYSYMGNEISYPLKPFLVEDSKDKFWDRCLLIVNRLSTKMLRINSEPGFFTEIFTELKARGTGERGSLTGSGLERSLVVSGVAVSTKAA from the exons ATGGGTACTGTATTGTCATTTAGTCCACGTGATAGACGTGCATCAACAGTCTATCCACCAATTGGACATCAACAAGATTTTACgctcaataattataattatgaacaactaaataatgttaaaaatcgtgaaaataaaaatataacatctgTTGtacaatcaacaacaaataatacatcattacaaaataataatattaatattaataataatgataatgctaaaataatatcagaaaaaaatgcattggaaaaaaattttaaaaaacattcattatttataaatgcatTATCATGGAAACGATTTAGtacaactaataataataaaaaaaaattggataataaaaataaaaatataacatttcGTCAACCACTTGATACTATAccaaatgttgataaaaataaaaatatacaaacacCACAG ACAAAAGCACCAGTTTCAAATAACAATCATGGAACTCATAGtataaaatgtgaaaaaataattgatagatCACAGACAGTTGGTCCAAGAAAAACAGTTATTCAAGCATCAACATCTGAATTATTAAGATGTTTGGGTGTTTATTTGCATGGTAAATGTACAAGACTACGTGATTTTCAAGCTGGTGATGCTGTCATGTGGCTGAGAACTGTTGACAGAAGATTACTACTTCAAGGTTGGCAG GATGTGGCATTTATAAATCCAGCAAATGTTGTATTTGTTTATATGCTAGTGCGTGAATTAGTTGATGGTGAAGAAGCATCTGAGCGTGAATTACAAGCAACAGTATTaacatgtttatatttaagcTACAGTTATATGGGAAATGAAATAAGTTATCCATTAAAGCCATTTTTAGTTGAAGATAGTAAAGATAAATTTTGGGATCGTTGTTTGCTGATTGTTAATCGTCTTAGTACTAAAATGCTGAGAATCAACAGCGAGCCTGGATTCTTCACTGAAATATTCACCGAGCTCAAG gcCCGCGGAACCGGAGAACGTGGGAGTCTTACTGGAAGTGGCCTCGAGCGAAGCCTCGTTGTCTCCGGAGTCGCGGTATCTACCAAGGCGGCTTGA
- the LOC122857395 gene encoding elongation factor 1-beta'-like, with product MAITDLKTPKGLKELNTYLADRSYVQGYVATQADVAVYEAVGKAPTSENPHALRWYNHIKSQDMKKLPGEKKAPAIFSTGSAASAPAPAAAADDDDDVDLFGSDDEEDAEATKIREERLKAYAEKKSKKPTIIAKSSIVIDVKPWGDETDLVEMEKCVRSIVQDGLVWGASKLVPVGYGIKKLQIMCVVEDDKVSVDAIVEQIQDFEDHVQSVDIAAFNKI from the exons atggcAATTACTGATTTAAAAACACCCAAGGGTCTCAAGGAACTTAACACCTATCTTGCTGATCGCAGTTATGTCCAAGg atatGTCGCAACACAAGCTGATGTCGCTGTCTATGAAGCAGTTGGAAAAGCACCAACATCTGAAAACCCTCATGCACTTAGATGGTACAATCACATTAAATCTcaagatatgaaaaaattacctGGTGAAAAGAAAGCACCAGCAATTTTCTCAACTGGTTCAGCTGCATCAGCACCAGCACCAGCAGCagctgctgatgatgatgatgatgttgatctATTTGGttctgatgatgaagaagatgcTGAAGCAACAAAAATTAGAGAAGAACGTCTCAAGGCTTATGCTGAAAAGAAatcaaaaaaaccaacaatcaTTGCCAAATCATCAATTGTCATTGATGTTAAACCATGGGGTGATGAAACTGATTTAGTAGAAATGGAAAAATGTGTTAGATCCATTGTTCAAGATGGTCTCGTTTGGGGAGCAT caaaATTGGTACCAGTTGGTtatggaattaaaaaattacaaattatgtGTGTCGTTGAAGATGACAAAGTGTCAGTTGATGCTATTGTTGAACAAATTCAAGATTTTGAAGATCATGTACAATCTGTTGATATTGCTGcattcaacaaaatttaa